A window from Salarias fasciatus chromosome 11, fSalaFa1.1, whole genome shotgun sequence encodes these proteins:
- the rrp15 gene encoding RRP15-like protein → MAAEGTREPSSGDEDEVPQFEDASDSDGGSVEEEGSDGGGSDGDEEKEEEGEEAGEEGNADSGWADAMAKILGKKTEQNKSSILVKNKELDKIKEKERQEQLERKKQVEKKHAWETMCREKPNVVNDREREKALQRIATRGVVQLFNAVKKHQKTMDDKLKEVGGSERKKAKILTSVSKKDFIDVLRGEEGGGRGAGRADKQPPAAEEKPAWSVLRDDFMMGATMKDWDKESGGEEQEA, encoded by the exons ATGGCTGCGGAGGGAACACGTGAACCGTCTTCTG GAGACGAGGACGAAGTCCCTCAGTTTGAGGACGCCAGCGACTCTGATGGAGGGAGtgtggaagaggaggggagTGACGGAGGAGGGAGTGATGGggacgaggagaaggaggaggagggggaagaggccGGAGAGGAGGGCAACGCAGACTCGGGCTGGGCCGACGCCATGGCCAAGATCCTGGGGAAGAAGACGGAGCAGAACAAGAGCAGCATCCTGGTGAAGAACAAAGAACTGGACAAGATCaaggagaaggagaggcaggagcagctggagaggaagAAGCAG GTGGAGAAGAAACACGCCTGGGAGACGATGTGCAGGGAGAAACCCAACGTGGTCAACGACCGAGAGCGGGAGAAGGCTCTGCAGAGGATCGCCACCAG aggagTGGTGCAGCTCTTCAACGCCGTTAAGAAGCACCAGAAGACCATGGACGACAAGCTGAAGGAGGTGGGCGGCTCCGAGAGGAAGAAGGCCAAGATCCTGACGTCCGTGTCCAAGAAGGACTTCATCGACGTgctgaggggggaggaggggggcggccGGGGCGCCGGCAGGGCCGACAAGCAGCCG CCTGCAGCCGAGGAGAAGCCGGCCTGGAGCGTCCTGAGAGACGACTTCATGATGGGCGCCACCATGAAGGACTGGGACAAAGAGAGCGGGggcgaggagcaggaggcgtGA